In the genome of Moorena sp. SIOASIH, the window AGGTATTAGCTAAAGCAAAAACCCCTTTGAAAGATGCAGCAGCCGTCAACGCAACCCGTTGGGAATTATGGAGAAGACTAAAACTAACTGGGCTGCCTGTTGAGACAGGTTCTGGTGGCTTGACCAAGTTCAACCGAAAAACCAGAGGTATTGAGAAGACCCATTGGACTGATGCTATTTGTGTGGGTAAATCTACTCCTGAAAAATTACTACTAAACGGAATGAAGCCACTAACAGTTACAGCCAAAGGTCATGGTGTTCGTCAAAGATGCCGACTAAATAAATACGGTTTTCCAAAGGATCATGCTCCTTCTGCTAAGTTTTTCAAAGGTTTTCAGACAGGAGATATCGTCAAAGCTGATATCAAAAAAGGGAAATATGCAGGACAGTATACAGGTCGGATCGCTATTCGTTATCGTCCAAGCTTTGTACTCCAGACATCTGGCCGAAAAATTGATGTGCATCCAAAGTATTTACAAACAATATTTAAAGCTGACGGTTATGAATACCAAGCTAATTAACAACGATTCGCTTTCGCTGGCCGTAGGCCACGCTACGCGAACAATTTACTTATCTGCGGGAATTACCCTCCCGCTAAAACTAACGTTTATAACGGGAGGGTAATTCCCGTATTTAAGATGGAGAAATGCTTTTGATTCCCATCCAACATTAGCGTTTAAAGTAGGAAATAACAATGCTTCAAAGCTATGAAGCCATTATCGAAAATGGTCAACTTCAATGGTTGACAGATGCACCAAAAGTATCCAAAGCTCGTGTAATTGTGACGATTCTTTCCGATACTGAACCAAAAGTATTGCGCCGGACTCCCCCTGGGTTGATTGCGGGTAAAGGTAGAACTTTGGGGGATTTGGTCAGTTCCGTCGTTGAGGAACAAGATTGGAAACTGCTATAGCTATTCTAAATAGCTCATGAAAACCAATCCTGTGTCTTGATGCAGTCGCTCATGGGGGGAACCACGGCAGTTGCTCATGGGGGGAACCCCCAAGACCGTAATGGTGCGTTTTCCGTAGGCGAATTAAATTCGCCACGGGTCGCACCTCTGCATCGCTTTATAATAACACCAAAAACTCTTCGGATATCTTAACAATCTTCCCTGTTCCCTGTTCCCTGTTCCCTGTTCCCTTCTTTTATCAATTTTATGTTTACATCTCAAATAAAAATGCTATATCACTTGGGAAACCAATCCTTATCCAGTAATTCCCCAAAGGAATAAGGGCATTCTTCTGGTAGAGACTTAAGCTGAGTTTTTTTCTGGACAATCAATAGAGCGTTTTGGTATATTTTGGGTAATTCATCGGCTAAGTAATTTCGTAAATTAGTGGTAAGTTTATCCTCTATTTGAACCCGAAACGTAATAATTTTACCCGCCCAGTGATTAGCATTTCTCCCCTTCTCTGATTCCCAAAATTTGTACAGCAGTAGATGAATAATTATCTGTAATAGTAAACTTTTAACAGCATTTATTTCGCTGCCTCCCAAGGCTTATAATTCCTCGATTAAGTTGTCATAATCTAATTCTTAGAATTGACGATTTTTCAGTAGATTAACTGTTTCAGTTAACCACTGATCGTACTCAGTTTCATAAAGTTGTTTTAAGTCACCTATCTGAGATTTCATCAGCAAAGGGAATAGGGAGTAGGGAGTAGGGAGTAGGGAGTAGGGAGTAGGGAGTAGGGAGTAGGGAGTAGCTGATAAGGGTAGGTTTTTAACAAAGACCTCAGGTGTGGGGTGTGGGGTGTGGGGTGTGGGGTGTGGAGTATAAGAAAATTTACCATTATTGTCGTTAAAAATCATCATTGTCTTGATGCAATAGCGACTGCCGTGGTTTCCCCCATGAGCGACTGCATCAAGACAGGAAAATTAGAATCTTCAACTAACAAAAATTATGAAGACAGCCTCTTCCCACTGTTCCCTGTTCCCTGTTCCCTGTTCCCTGTTCCCTGTTCCCTCTTACAAACTGTTTATTTAGCATAACAGGTACGGTAGAGCCCTAAATATCCAAACCAATTACTTTTAACTCAGGGGAATGCTCTATGATAAACTGATAATATAGCTCTTGCTTATCCTGGGGTAATAAATCAATTTTCCATTCTAGCAATCCCATCTCACCGGTCTGTATTTTGGGATTAGTCTGAGTCAGCCGCACTTTGATTTTCTCATCACGGCTCACTGGCAACTGTTCTTTAACTACCAAAGTCTTTTGCACACTCTGCAAATTAGTAATTACTAGTCGATAGGCATAAGTCGTGCGGCGCTGATTGCCAATTAATTTCTTATCAACTTGGCGCTCCACTAAATCCCGCTCAATTTTCACTCCCTCATCTATGCCTAAGTTCAGCCTAAATTCTTGTCCTGGTGCAATATTCTCTAACTTAGTTGTACCAACAAAGGTTTGATCACGAAAGATATTCGCTTTGCCTGGTAACAACGTTGCACCAGTAACAGGATTGGTAACAACAGTCTGTAGGTAGGCGAAGCTAACTAACCGAGGAATAGCAAGATACTCAGGATTACTAGGATATTCATCACTGAAAATAGTCACTTTGTGAGGCGAACCATCACTAGGAATATTGCTGTTACCATCCAACTCAAAGGTAACCACACCTCCTTCTGTAGATACTACTGCTACCACTGTTTGGGCAGCAACTGGTGCTGGTGCTGATAGGGCTTGGGGAGCACTACGAGTTGTCAATGCTTCCGGCTCATCCTCATACTCTTGATCTGTAGATAATTCTGACATTGACCTAGACATTGCCCTCATCTTTTCCCTTCGCAAAGGTCGGGTAGGTTGTTGGTCTAGTGCCTCTATGTACCATGGTTCCAGCTTAGGGGGTAGGGTTCCCAGTCCAGGCTTAGCCGTTGAAAGAGTCAGGCTAACGTTGGACCAATCTTCCCCAGTGCTTTGTTTGACTTGTGCAAGGTAGCTCAGATTTATGCGATCGCTACTGCTGTTGGTCCGCAAGTCGTAAAGTGGTATCCAACTGGCACGATTAACTACATAAGATACTTCTAGGTCAAAATCCACCGCCCCCTCTGCTGCTAAGGTGACAATAATGCTCAAACTCTCCTGGGGACGGGGAGTTTTCAACTGTTGTAGCTTAGCTTTCAGAGCATTTAATTGCTTTTGTAACTCTTGCTGTTGTTCTTCTTGTTGAGCGATCGCGCTAGCATCTGCATGGTAACGCTGCTCCAGAAAGTTCAGAAATTCACCTGTTTCCTGCACGCCAATCTGTTGTTGGGCAAGACTGCGGGAAAAGTGTTGGACAGCTTTATCAGTCAAAGCCTCCACAAAATTCCGTGCTAGCTCCTTTGACGCCTGCTGGTCTTGGAGGTGGCGTTTTTGCTTTTCTAACTCCTTGATTTGCCCACTCAATTGAGCAACTTGTTCCCCCACAGGTTCAGAGTCAAAGACTTTTTCTGTCCTTACTCCCAATAATCGCACAGCTCCTGTACCAGTCCCTGTTGCTCGCACCGACTCCGTTTCGATGGTCATCGGTAGCCGAGGGATTACCAGTTCTTGCTCTTGCCCAGTCAGTGAGACCTTAGTGAGCCGCGTCACCCTTGCCTGGTTGGAGTAGACCGTCACTTGCGAGATTCGAGTCTCTACTGTTAGGCTGGTATCTTCTAAGGTCGTGTTTGTGTTAACCATGATGATATGTATAGCGGTTTTCAATTAGGTGAGGTACAAATTTTGTTTTTTTAGGGAACAGGGAACAGGGAACAGGGAACAGGGAAGAGATAATATCAAGTCTGGTTGAATACCCATAATTAAGGGGAGTGTGGGGAGTTTGGGGAGATGGGGAGATGGGGGAGGTTTTTATTAAGGGTAATTATCCCGACATGATATAAGAGGTAAAAGGGAAGAGATAAGAGGTAACAGGTAAGAGTGAAAAAATCTTATGTACCTCATTAGACTAAAAAATGCTAGAGTATAATTATCTGAGGTATCATCTTTATTGAACCTTACTAGCTTGAAAACCGCTATACCATAGCAGTTCTGCTGAGGAGATGACAAGCAGCATTCTTAGCCTTACTGGGTGTGGGCGAATGGGTGTAGTAAAAATACAGCGTTTTTCATAACTATAAGGTACACAGGATTTTTGTTCTGTTCCCTGTTCCCTGTTCCCTGTTCCCTGTTCCCTGTTCCCTGAATTTAAAACCGCTGTAATCGATCAAAGCAATCCCCGATGATGAATAAAAACCAAAATAACAGCCCACGAACCCAAAGCAACTTTTACTGCAACCAGGATGTTGAGTAAGGGGATGACGACACCGCTGAAAAGAGCCTGCAACTCCCCGTGGGGTAATTCTACGCCCACCAACGTTATAACTGCTAGTACAATAAAAATCAAAACTGAAACCTTCTCCCACCTAGCAGCTTGCCAGCGCTTGTAGACTGCCTGCATCCACTGGAATGATGAGGTGATGGCAACCAGACCGATTGCGGTTCCCCCCGCCACCCCAGCCGCAAAACCACCCCCTGGACTCAGATGCCCCCGAATCGCCAGCTCGATACCTACCAACGCAGCAATCGTCGCTCCCAGACGCGCTAGAACAATCGATGGTTTATCGGTAAATTGATAGATCGTGCAGAAGGGCTTTTCATCGGCCAGTAGAAATTTAGCTCCCATGATCGCGATCGTAAATACCACCACTTCAAAGATGGTGTCATAAAGCCGATTCCGGAAAATGATACCCGAAACCGCATTGGGCACTCCAGTATCTTCTACAACGGATTCGACGATAGACAGATCTGATAAGTCTGCCGCCGGATTGGGCAAAACCATAAATTTGACGTACAGCGCTATCCCTGCTGCAATGTAAATCCATTTCATTAATGATCTTTCCCTGCTTCTGGTACATTTACATAACTCAAGCTTGTTGCGGATAATGAAAGTTCACTTTGCATGATCTCATAGAGCCGTTGAACCCTGGTCTGGGTGTGATAAGGTAGGGTTTCATACTCTTGCCCTACCTGGTCTTGATCATCCTGTGGTGATGCCTTCAGGGTAGCTCCTGGAGCTAATCCCCTCTGGTCCTGCTCAAAGGGCAATCCCTCATCTTCGGTACAGGTACCATGGACTTCTTTTTCCAACAGCGCCCGCTGCAAGCTCTGCCTATCTGGGTAGGTTACCAGCTCAAGGCGCATATAGTGTTTGCTCAGGATTGTCCGTAAGTCATCCATCAGTTCCCCAAAATCCGGTTTGGCCTTGCTGTCTGGTAAAGACTCTCCATCTGCCTCAACTTCCCAGTCTTGGATCACTCCAAGACGCATGGTTAGGGATGAACGCACCGCAACCGCATAGAGGGTAATCGCTAGCATTGTACCCACCAACGCTTCGGTTAAAGCCACATCGGCTGCCCCAAACAGAGCATAGACCAAAGCTGCCACCGCTCCCAGTATGCCTCGGATCACCAGAGCATGGTATGGATTGACCTGAAATACCAGCATGCAAGCGGACAAAGGCAGCAGGGCGGTTATGACATAGATATAGTTATCAGTCATTGTCACCCCCACTACTGGAACAGTAAGCCAAAACATATCCCAACACTGTATTCCAGATCGCCAAGGAGATAATGGCGAGAATCAGCAGGGGCCATTCACTGGGTATCTTCAGGAGCAGCCCGACGATGATACTCATCGAGCCGAGGGTATCTGCCACTGAAAGACTATGTAGCTTGAATAATACTGATCGGTGACCGATTAGGGGAATGGTTCCCCAAAACCAGAAGACGATTCCGACACCTATGCAAGTGTAACTCAGTGCATTAATCATAGATCACTCATTCGTTTAATTACATGGGCCAGTAACATTAATCCAGCATTCCCCACACTCAGGATGATCACCCCGACAACACCGATCATCCAATCATCGCGCAAGACAGATACCACCAGGATCATGATGGATGTCTTGGTCGCAATACTGGCAAATGCCAACATTTTTTGCCAAATATCATCATCTTGCCAAGCCTCATAAATGGGGATGAGCAAAGCCAGAATCATGGCAATCAGGATCAGCGTCATCGTTGTTTCCTCCGTCTAACCCGGTGTACTTCGTACCTGCCATCTTGGTGGTATTTCAACACAATGGTTTTTGGTGTAAAGGTGATCAGGAATATATCCAGGAATATTAGCCCAGGAGTCCGTTGGGGTTTGACTCCTTCCATGATCACATCTTCGTGGTTATGGGGACGGAGCATGATTTCAAATGCCTCAATATATGCCTGGGGAATCGCCACTATCACTTCACCGAGCACCCGCAGCCAATCCTTTAAGGCTTCTGGGGTTTTGGGGCGTCCCGGTAATAAAAATGCGATCGCAATGCCAATCATGATATTTGAGGGACTCAGATTGGCAGTGAGCAAAAACCAGATAATTAGTCGTAAAATTAAATTTAGATGCCCAATCATCTGCCCGCCTCCCGGTCGTCTCCCGCTATAATCTTTGATTTAGCGGAGAGAGGAAAGGGAGGACAGGATTTAAATTGTATAGGCATAACCATCCTTTCTGTGAATAAATTGACAATATTTATGACTGATACCCTGCACCAGTCCTGATTTAGTTGAAATATTAAAATATCCTGATTTCCGAGTCGCAACTCTTCCCACATAAGTACCGATTTTTTTGCCTTTAGTTACAACGGCGCGAACAATATCTCCTGTTTGAAAACCTTTATGAATCTTAGTTCTTGAACAGTAACGGATAGGAAACCCATACTTGTTTGTTCGACAAATTTGACGAGTACCGTGACCTTTAGCGGCAATCAGTAAAGGTTGATAACCCTCAATAATTAAAGTATCAACTTTGCCAACATTTGCGGCATCCAGCCAATGAGTTTTAGGTAGGTTTTGACGACATCGGTTGAATTTAGTCAAACCACCACTCCCGACTTCAACAGGTAATCCGATTGATTTCATTTCATGGTACAACTTCCAACGAGTTGTGTTAACGGCAGCCGCATCAGTTAAAGGTCTTTTGGCTTGAGACAAAACCCGTTTCAACACGTCAGGTTTTCCAGATAAGAACTGTTCGATTTCTTGATCAGACTTAGACTGATTGCATGAATGACACGCAATAGCTAAATTAGAGACTCTATTAGAACCACCTTTAGATAATGGCTTAATATGCTCAATCTCTAACTGAGTACCCGTTGTCCCACAATAGGCACATTTTCGATTCCATTTTTCGAGTAGATATTCTCGAAGCTCGTAACCGTAGAGCGTACCTTGCTGATACTCAATGCCAGATATTTCGGGATTTTGCAACTTCTGAGTGTCAAATCTAACCAACTCTTGAGAGATTCCTGCAATGGGACATAAACGAGTTAGTTTTTTAACCCAAGTCAAGATGTTATGAACTCTAGACATTAGGCTAGGAGCTAACCAGCCTTCTGGTCTAGACCGGTTAAGAAATCTAGGCTTGCGATACCGAGTTTTGCGGTTACGGCGAGCACACCTTAGTTGCCATCGAGTTGTTAAGGCATCTCGAATTTGAAAACCTCTGTGAGTAAGTTCACCGCCCCAAACTATTCGGTTACCTTGAACAATTGCTAAGCCACTTGTTTTTGCTCCGGGGTCTATTTTGAGTTGTGACCCGTGGGTTATTGGTTCTTGTATTTCCTCCGTTAAAATTATCGTAAATGGGTAACGACGATAGACTTTAGCTTTTCCTGTCGAAAGTAGAATTCTAGCTCTCGCCGGTTTGCATGGATCTAAAGGTTGTCGATTTGAGTTAAGTACAAATACACGCATAATTGTGTTTTCTCCTATTACTAGGGTAAAGTTAGCTTAGTCAAAGTTATTTCTCGGTACTTTCCCGATCGCACTGACTTAACTCAACTAGGTCTGTTTAACGACCGGGTTCTAGAGCTGGGGACTAGCTACGCATCTCCAGGTATGAACACTAACTCTCAGAAATAACGTAGTTCTGTAAGAACCTAGACTGGTAAACTATGAGCTTGAAAGCTCCCGCTATAGTCTGTTCGCGCAGGGTCGGCTACGCCGAAAGACTTAGCGGTGAGTTGTTTACGGTTGAAACACCATCCAGAAGAGTAATACTAACATCAGACTCATCACCCCAATTAGATGGTCAAATTCCTCTAGCACACGGGGCAGCTTGAGTACAGATCGTTTGAAAATCAAAAAATATGCCAACCACCCAAGGGCAATGGTTGCCAGGGGTTTGATAATATTGTCAAAATTATATGCCTGGTAGTACACACCATTGACGGCAATCAGCCCACCGAGCAACAGTATCATCGCTAACCAGAAATCGAGCTTTACCTGCCCTTGGCTGCTATCCCCATGGGGCAGAAAGATGAATTTCGCAAAGGATATTGCTGTTCCTAGGGCAGCAACATTCATACCGATAACTTCCCAGGGAACTAGATTCTTCATGGTCAACACCTTCGCCCCAAAGCCAGACAACAAGGGAAAGCCGGAAATTGAGAAGCTAGCTATAGCCAGGGCAATCCAGATTTGGGTATTAATCGGTTGATGTTGCAATTCCTTGAGGTTGCGGCTGGGCAAAACACCCGCGATTAAAAAGAGCGCCCCTTTCACCAGGCCGTGGGTCAGTGCATAAAAGCCCCCTACTTCTGGTGCGGCGAGGATAAAGCCTAACTGGGAAATGGTATGAAACGCCAGCATACGCTTGGTATCTTTTTCAAACACAGCATAGCCTACTCCCAGAAGCGCTGTCCCCACTCCAAATATCCTGACGATGGGATCAAGTTCCTCCACAATCAGAGCAAAACGCAACAGTGGAAAGACTCCCGTTTTGACCACAGCTCCCGATAGCAATGCCGACACTGGGCTCTCAGATTCGGAGTGGGTTAAGGGTAACCATAATCCTGATACAAATATTCCTCCCTTGACTAACAGTCCCAGAAAGATCAGGGCAAGGGCTTCTGGAGGTGCTCCGCGCAACCCTTCAAAGGCAAAGGAATGATTTGCCTGATAGACTAAAACCGCGCCGACTAGATAAAACAGCATGGCTGTATTACTCACAAAAAGATAGCGCAAGGCTACCCAAATTGATCGGTCGGTTCGGGGATAGGCAATCAACAGAAACGCAGCAATACTGATTACCTCTAATGCTACGTATAAACTGATGAAATCTGCACAGATAAATACGGCATTGACACTGCCATGTAAGATAATGGTCTGGGTATAAAAAAAAGCTGTTTTACCACTTTGCCAACAGTAAAGGATTACTGCTGCGGTTACCAGCCCATTGGTCAAGATAAAAAAGGCGCTTAATTGATCAACTAGTAATGTGACACCGAAATTATCCAGCAGCTGTAGGGTTAATGGCGATTTTGCCGTAAGCAATAGCTGTGTCCCATATTCAACCGAAACCATGGCAACCCCTAGGGCGAGGTATCGGTCAAGTTTGGGGAGTAGATAAATGCTGAATCCCACAAATAGCGGTAGGGCAATCCAGGCAATGGTAATGGTACTCATGGCATGTTATTCTTCTCGATCTCGTTGCTTTCCAGGGTGGGATTGTCCCGTGCCAGTTTCATAACACCCACTAGCATCAAGGCTTGAATCGAAAAGCCGATCACAATCGCTGTCAAGATCACTGCCTGGGGCACCGGATCTGCGTAAGC includes:
- a CDS encoding Na(+)/H(+) antiporter subunit B, with the protein product MKWIYIAAGIALYVKFMVLPNPAADLSDLSIVESVVEDTGVPNAVSGIIFRNRLYDTIFEVVVFTIAIMGAKFLLADEKPFCTIYQFTDKPSIVLARLGATIAALVGIELAIRGHLSPGGGFAAGVAGGTAIGLVAITSSFQWMQAVYKRWQAARWEKVSVLIFIVLAVITLVGVELPHGELQALFSGVVIPLLNILVAVKVALGSWAVILVFIHHRGLL
- a CDS encoding Na+/H+ antiporter subunit E; this translates as MIGHLNLILRLIIWFLLTANLSPSNIMIGIAIAFLLPGRPKTPEALKDWLRVLGEVIVAIPQAYIEAFEIMLRPHNHEDVIMEGVKPQRTPGLIFLDIFLITFTPKTIVLKYHQDGRYEVHRVRRRKQR
- a CDS encoding DUF4040 domain-containing protein; the protein is MTDNYIYVITALLPLSACMLVFQVNPYHALVIRGILGAVAALVYALFGAADVALTEALVGTMLAITLYAVAVRSSLTMRLGVIQDWEVEADGESLPDSKAKPDFGELMDDLRTILSKHYMRLELVTYPDRQSLQRALLEKEVHGTCTEDEGLPFEQDQRGLAPGATLKASPQDDQDQVGQEYETLPYHTQTRVQRLYEIMQSELSLSATSLSYVNVPEAGKDH
- a CDS encoding mucoidy inhibitor MuiA family protein, coding for MVNTNTTLEDTSLTVETRISQVTVYSNQARVTRLTKVSLTGQEQELVIPRLPMTIETESVRATGTGTGAVRLLGVRTEKVFDSEPVGEQVAQLSGQIKELEKQKRHLQDQQASKELARNFVEALTDKAVQHFSRSLAQQQIGVQETGEFLNFLEQRYHADASAIAQQEEQQQELQKQLNALKAKLQQLKTPRPQESLSIIVTLAAEGAVDFDLEVSYVVNRASWIPLYDLRTNSSSDRINLSYLAQVKQSTGEDWSNVSLTLSTAKPGLGTLPPKLEPWYIEALDQQPTRPLRREKMRAMSRSMSELSTDQEYEDEPEALTTRSAPQALSAPAPVAAQTVVAVVSTEGGVVTFELDGNSNIPSDGSPHKVTIFSDEYPSNPEYLAIPRLVSFAYLQTVVTNPVTGATLLPGKANIFRDQTFVGTTKLENIAPGQEFRLNLGIDEGVKIERDLVERQVDKKLIGNQRRTTYAYRLVITNLQSVQKTLVVKEQLPVSRDEKIKVRLTQTNPKIQTGEMGLLEWKIDLLPQDKQELYYQFIIEHSPELKVIGLDI
- a CDS encoding DUF29 domain-containing protein translates to MGGSEINAVKSLLLQIIIHLLLYKFWESEKGRNANHWAGKIITFRVQIEDKLTTNLRNYLADELPKIYQNALLIVQKKTQLKSLPEECPYSFGELLDKDWFPK
- a CDS encoding cation:proton antiporter, which produces MSTITIAWIALPLFVGFSIYLLPKLDRYLALGVAMVSVEYGTQLLLTAKSPLTLQLLDNFGVTLLVDQLSAFFILTNGLVTAAVILYCWQSGKTAFFYTQTIILHGSVNAVFICADFISLYVALEVISIAAFLLIAYPRTDRSIWVALRYLFVSNTAMLFYLVGAVLVYQANHSFAFEGLRGAPPEALALIFLGLLVKGGIFVSGLWLPLTHSESESPVSALLSGAVVKTGVFPLLRFALIVEELDPIVRIFGVGTALLGVGYAVFEKDTKRMLAFHTISQLGFILAAPEVGGFYALTHGLVKGALFLIAGVLPSRNLKELQHQPINTQIWIALAIASFSISGFPLLSGFGAKVLTMKNLVPWEVIGMNVAALGTAISFAKFIFLPHGDSSQGQVKLDFWLAMILLLGGLIAVNGVYYQAYNFDNIIKPLATIALGWLAYFLIFKRSVLKLPRVLEEFDHLIGVMSLMLVLLFWMVFQP
- the iscB gene encoding RNA-guided endonuclease IscB, with the protein product MRVFVLNSNRQPLDPCKPARARILLSTGKAKVYRRYPFTIILTEEIQEPITHGSQLKIDPGAKTSGLAIVQGNRIVWGGELTHRGFQIRDALTTRWQLRCARRNRKTRYRKPRFLNRSRPEGWLAPSLMSRVHNILTWVKKLTRLCPIAGISQELVRFDTQKLQNPEISGIEYQQGTLYGYELREYLLEKWNRKCAYCGTTGTQLEIEHIKPLSKGGSNRVSNLAIACHSCNQSKSDQEIEQFLSGKPDVLKRVLSQAKRPLTDAAAVNTTRWKLYHEMKSIGLPVEVGSGGLTKFNRCRQNLPKTHWLDAANVGKVDTLIIEGYQPLLIAAKGHGTRQICRTNKYGFPIRYCSRTKIHKGFQTGDIVRAVVTKGKKIGTYVGRVATRKSGYFNISTKSGLVQGISHKYCQFIHRKDGYAYTI
- a CDS encoding monovalent cation/H(+) antiporter subunit G; translated protein: MINALSYTCIGVGIVFWFWGTIPLIGHRSVLFKLHSLSVADTLGSMSIIVGLLLKIPSEWPLLILAIISLAIWNTVLGYVLAYCSSSGGDND